From the genome of Verrucomicrobiota bacterium, one region includes:
- a CDS encoding SDR family oxidoreductase, translating to MKILFIGGTGNISTACTQLVAQRGIELYLFNRGERPVQIPEDVQLIRGDINQPEEAAALLKDHHFDAVVNWIAFEVDQIEKDIRLFGDKTDQYIFISTASAYQKPTTHYPITEATPLANPFLEYSRKKIACEERLVRQYREEGFPITIVRPSHTYGPTMLPTVMGGGPTVLARLRAGKKLIVHGDGQSLWVLTHNSDFAKGFVGLLGQPKAIGQAFQITSDEVLTWNQIYGIIGQAAGAEPRLVHIPSDFINHHDPATGASLLGDKSYSVVFDNTKIKELVPDYKATVPFSQGVHECIAWLDADPQRGAADPEKDAIMDRIISAYDRAWT from the coding sequence ATGAAGATCCTGTTTATCGGAGGCACCGGCAACATCAGCACCGCCTGTACACAGCTCGTCGCCCAACGAGGAATTGAACTATACCTTTTCAATCGCGGTGAGCGCCCAGTGCAAATCCCCGAAGATGTGCAGCTTATCCGAGGTGACATCAATCAGCCCGAAGAAGCCGCGGCCCTTCTGAAGGACCACCACTTTGATGCAGTGGTGAACTGGATTGCCTTCGAAGTTGACCAGATCGAGAAGGATATCCGGCTCTTCGGCGACAAGACCGACCAGTATATATTTATAAGCACGGCATCGGCCTATCAGAAACCCACGACCCACTACCCCATCACCGAAGCCACGCCCCTGGCTAATCCGTTCCTGGAATACTCACGCAAAAAAATTGCCTGCGAGGAACGCCTGGTGCGCCAGTACCGCGAAGAGGGTTTCCCCATAACCATTGTACGTCCTTCTCACACCTATGGACCAACCATGCTGCCCACTGTTATGGGTGGCGGCCCAACCGTGCTGGCGAGGCTGCGGGCCGGTAAAAAACTGATTGTTCACGGCGACGGCCAGTCGTTGTGGGTCCTGACCCACAACAGCGATTTCGCCAAAGGCTTTGTTGGACTGCTGGGCCAACCCAAGGCAATCGGACAGGCTTTCCAGATCACCAGCGACGAGGTCCTCACCTGGAACCAGATATACGGTATCATTGGCCAAGCCGCTGGCGCAGAACCCCGTTTGGTCCACATCCCATCGGACTTTATCAACCATCATGACCCGGCCACTGGCGCCAGCCTGCTGGGAGACAAATCCTACAGCGTGGTCTTCGACAACACAAAGATCAAGGAACTGGTGCCTGACTATAAAGCTACCGTGCCCTTTTCTCAAGGGGTGCACGAATGTATAGCCTGGCTCGACGCCGACCCGCAGCGCGGTGCGGCAGACCCGGAAAAAGACGCAATCATGGACCGCATAATTTCCGCCTATGACCGGGCCTGGACCTGA
- a CDS encoding DNA alkylation repair protein, with translation MNVKEVMKALSDYGNEGTKRVHITHGASEPLFGVKIGDMKKLLKKVGKTYELAKDLYDTGNGDARYFAALSADETRMTKADLRKWARVANWSMLSEYAVAQLTAETKHGWELGLEFIEAKKENVACCGWSTLSNWISFRPDADVDVTGVKELLKRLEGTIRDQPNRLRFTMCNFVVAAGAYVPELTEDCLAMGRRLKSLEVAPAKIGCSVPEIVEDITKIQKMGRIGRKRKRARC, from the coding sequence ATGAACGTAAAAGAAGTAATGAAGGCGCTGTCTGACTATGGAAACGAGGGAACAAAGCGGGTGCATATCACGCATGGTGCCAGTGAACCTTTATTCGGGGTGAAAATAGGAGACATGAAGAAGCTCCTTAAGAAAGTCGGAAAGACCTACGAGCTGGCCAAGGACCTCTATGACACGGGCAATGGCGATGCCCGATACTTTGCTGCCTTGTCTGCCGATGAAACCCGTATGACGAAGGCCGATTTACGCAAATGGGCCCGTGTAGCCAATTGGTCGATGCTAAGCGAATACGCCGTAGCCCAGCTCACTGCTGAAACCAAGCACGGCTGGGAGCTCGGCTTGGAGTTTATTGAAGCTAAAAAAGAAAACGTCGCTTGCTGCGGTTGGTCGACTTTGAGTAATTGGATATCCTTTAGGCCTGATGCCGATGTGGATGTGACCGGAGTGAAAGAACTATTAAAGCGACTCGAAGGAACCATCCGGGATCAACCCAATCGGCTGCGTTTTACGATGTGCAATTTCGTTGTGGCAGCTGGTGCGTATGTGCCGGAACTCACCGAAGATTGCCTGGCCATGGGCAGACGCTTAAAGAGCCTCGAAGTCGCTCCAGCAAAAATAGGATGTTCTGTTCCAGAGATCGTTGAGGATATAACCAAAATCCAAAAAATGGGCCGAATCGGAAGGAAGCGGAAACGGGCACGGTGTTAA